Part of the Prionailurus bengalensis isolate Pbe53 chromosome B3, Fcat_Pben_1.1_paternal_pri, whole genome shotgun sequence genome is shown below.
GTCTCAGTTTTCTCCCCTGCCCAGAAAGTGGGGCACTTCTGGCTGAGCCCCACTCTGAGGTTGTGTATTCTAAGAAGAGCCACCGTGAAAGCTTAGCTCCCTCTAGATGGGATGACCTCTCCTCCAAGGAGCTCTAGGAGCAAATGAGGCACAACTGTGAAGCACCCTGCTGCAGGATGGTCCTGGTGAGGACCAGCTGTGTGTGAGGCCACACTGGGCAGGAGGATGTTCGTCATCACAGAAgtcccccgccgcccccagctCCTGTCCTGAGCTCCTGCAGGTTCTCGAAGTGGGATTCAGCACCCAACTTGAGTGCTATGCCAGGGATGTGAAGGAGTGGGTGCTACCAGTGTGGACCTTCCTCACCCCTAGCCTTGGGCTCCAGCTGCCGCTAGGGAGACAGAAACCTTACCTCCACCCCCAAGAGGCAGCCTCTCACCcaggtcagtgtggctggagacaAGACAGCAGTCCCAGTGCTGACAGAGCCGGAGTAGCAAAGGCTGGCGGAGGGGGGTGGGCGGTGTACCTGTGCCCCTGGGCCCTGCAGGGCTCAGCCCTCCCCTGGTGAGTCCCACGCAGCGACCTCAGCGCCGAGCAGAGAATCGGGGCACCGACTGCCGCCTCAAGGAGGCAGCCCAGGGTTGCGATGTGGACACACAGGGGACTGCATGGAAAACCTTGACCAAAGCTGACTTTGGACTGGCAGCTACAGAGGCGGAAAGGGGGAATTCTAGGACAGCAGAAGATGGGCCAACAGTCAGCTAACCTTGGCCAGACCACAAGTGGGCCCTCACCACAGTAGCCTGCCTGCTAAGAGCATGTGTGGAGTTGTCCATCTGAAGAAGGAAATCTGCCCCTTCGCTGTGTTCTCACATACAGACGGCTTGGGCCTTCCCTAGACTAGGTCCTGTCTTCACGTCCCCTGTCCCCCCAAAAGATGCCAAAAGGGAGGCCTGTCGGCAGCTCCCTCCCAGGACTCTCCCCCACGCCCAGGACTAGAGTGAGCTGAGCGAAACGAGTGAGACACTGGCCTGGGCGCCAAAACACTCAGGAACCAAGATGAGTAGTATTTGAGgcaatacttttaaaaaccaaagctAGTGCCAAAACATCtgtgatgaacaaaatatcaaaagtttaaataaagacaggatcAGTATTTCTGAGCTTTCAGTTTGCCTCAGGCTCCAATAGGGCTTGGCATGGCACCACTAACTCTACTTAAAGGCTGGATATTTTGTTCATcacaggtttttttaatgtttgcattaTTGTTGATCTAAAAACgccattaaaatattacttttcttgATTACTGAGTTTTTTGACATCCCCTTAAATTTTGCACCCAGGCCAATGCCTCACTACCTCTCTAGTGTGGCCCTGGCTGTGTCCCTCTGAAGGAACTCCTGTCATCTAGTCTGGACTCTTGCCTAGGGGAAGGGCTTCCTCCCTAACCTCCTGCTCAACCAGGCCAAGCTCACAGATGCTAGTGCCTGGGACCTTGCCACACCTCCAGGGGCATCCCCTAGGACCCTGCTGACCCTGAAGTTTTCTGATGTTGATGCTCCCTGCTTCACCCTGTGTGGCTGGCTCAGGGGCATCTCCAAGGGTGCCCTGATTGAAAtgagggagggccagggagaaggGCTCCTTCCCTTTGTCCCCAGATGACCCAAACCAGGTCTGGAAGGTGCCTCCTCCCAAAGCCTGGCCTCCAGCCCCTACCCATCAAGCCAGGGTCAGAGCCCAGGCCTCCCTGGTCAAATGCTGCCACTAACGATGAGAGGACCCGGGGAAGGTTGGGAGGTGAGACGCACGGTGGCTGTGGAATTCCTTTCTTAGCTCAGGGGAGGCCCATGGAACAGTTCCGCCGGCCATGACCGTGACCGATCGTGCCCCCGGAGGGTGGGCGGCGGGGCGCGGAACGGTACTCACCGCGGCCGTTCTGGTTGGGCCGGTACACGCTGCCCACGCTGAGGCGGCCCTGCTGCGCGCCGCCGCGCTCCCCACCGGGCGGGGGCGCGTCGGAGCTGCGCACCGGCAGGTAGGGCGGCTCCAGCACGCGGAACGGGGGCTGCGGCTCCACGGCCCGCGGCGGGACGTAGGCCTCGGGCGGCACGTTGGCGTAGGGCGGGTACCAGCCGAGGCGGGGGTCGGCGGCGTAGGCGCCGCCGCCGGCGGGCGGCGCGTCGGGGCCCGGGTCGGGGTAGGGCTGCTCGAAGCCGGCGGTGCCCTCGTGGTACAGGCTGTGCGAGTAGCGGCGATCCAGGCCgtcggcgggcggcggcggcggcggcggcgggggcggcgcgtAGGGCCTCTCGGGGGCCGGGTAGAAGGCCTGCGGCGGGTACTCGGGCTGCTCCTCGCCTCCGCCGTACTCCTCGTAGCGCGCCCGCGGCTGGAAGGGGTAGATGACTCCCGCCGAGGCCACGGCCGCCGCCCCcgcgccaccgccgccgccgccgcggtaGTACACGTAGCCCTGGTCGTAGGTCCGCGACGCGGGGTCGTAGGTCTCGTACTGGCTGACGAAGGGCGCCTGCGGGTAGGGGAACTGCTGAGGGAAGGAGGGCGGCTGGCGGTAGGTGGTGGCGAAGGCCGAGGCCGAGACCGAGGAGGCGGAGCCCCCGTGTCGTTGCTGGGAGACGGAGGTGCGGACCCGGGCCATGCCAGTGCTGTCCCCGACGGCCACCTCGCGCCAGTTGTCGGGCACCTGGCCGAAGCCGAACGGGTGCCGCGCCTGGCCGCGCACGGTGTCCGAGCCGACGCGCCCTGGCAGGGGCAGCGACGGGGCTTGCCGACGCCGGGGGCCTCCTTGGCTGCGCCGCTGCGGGGCCTGGGGTGCGCCGGCTAGCAGCACCCGGGAGCTACTGTCGGTGCGCTGGGGCCCGGCCGGCACGTACTCTGAGCCGGAGTTGAGCAGGCTGTACACCTGCCCGTTGTTCTCCCACTGAATCAGCTGCCGCCAGCGCCCCGGGTCCGAGCCCTGCCCCTGCCGCGCCTCCTGCCCGTGCACCAGGACGCAGAGGCAGGCGCCCCACACCAGGGCCCCCAGCTGCCAGCATGCTCGGGCTACAGCCATGGTGGCCCCTCTGCAGAGGCCTGGTGGACCGAGAGGCTCTCAGGAGTGTACTCCTGTACGTGCTTCTCTTCCCACGGCCTCGAGGACAGGACGGCTCCTTGCCTGCCCCAGCTCTAGCTTTGTCCATCCTGGCCTTGTCCCGAGCGGGACGGCTCCTCCGATGACAGCATTTCGAGGCCAAGGggtcagggcagggcaggggcggtGCCCAGGGCTGCACGAGGCTCTCTGCAGGGCACCGGACAGGCAGGACTGCCTGGGGGCCTTACATGGCCAGCCCGGTACTGGCTGGCCGCTGGGCTGGCGCTTTCCCACTCTGAATGAATAAGCAACAGGCTGGGAGCGTTGGGAGGTTTCGGGCAGCCTGGTCCGCCTGCTGGGGCCTCCTCCGCGGGGCCCTATGGCCCGCCGGCTTTTAGCTATGTTGCCTGCCCCACAGCTGCtgtgctccctcagtccctggagCTCCTAGCCAAGCCACAGACCTGCCTCTGAGGAAGGGAATGGAGCAGGGAGTAGAAAGGAGCCTCTGGGGGTGTGTGTCTGTAAGTGGGGCCCTGGCAGGCGGAGCAAGGCTGGGGTGTCTCTACCACTATGGCCATTTCTCCCTGCTTTGGACCCAGCATCGCTGGTCTCTTTGGGCTTGAGCCCCTGACTCCTGTCCACTCCAGCCTCTCCCCAGGACCTCCAGAGCTCCCCTTCTCCGAAGTCAGTGCTAAGAGACCCCCTCCTTGTTGGTGGGCTATTTGGGGACATGCTGAATTTTGGACCCCAGGTGCACCTCAGTTCCTTGGGCTGAGTACAAAGGGGCTGGAGCTTTAGCTTTTTCCTTCTTGGGCCTTACTCGCCCAGTCTATAGAATGGGGGCATGCCCTTGTGGTGAGCAGAACTTGTGAAATCCTGGGAGAGGTCAGCTTCCCACGCATCACCTCACTCGAAGTTTCGGTTCTGTGTCTTTTGAGTCAACATAGCCTGGCAATAACCTGAGTGTGCACGTTGCTAAAAACGAGACCCAGGGGCTATCTTTGACATGAGATAGGAGGCCTTaagtgctgtcagcatagaaaagcagaaagagggaTTCAGGGGAACTAGGCCCGGTCCTGTTGCTGTGATTAAGTTGCTGGGTCATCTTGGGCAaacctctctcttctccattctgATCCAGTTGTCACATCTGATCTCTGGAGAATGAGACGAGATGGTCCTCAAGAGTGCTTTGGgagtttctctgtcctctctgaggACAGCAGAGCTGGGAGGTTCCAGAAGTTTGAATGTCTTAGCATCCAAGAAGTCACCCTCTGCAAGCCTCCTCTGGGCTGCCTTCTCCAACTTTGCTCATGAACTGAAGGACAGAAATTTCCCTCTTGTGCCTATACACCACCTAGGAAGAACTTGCCCTTAACTTGGCCCCTGCAGATCCTCCTCTACTTTGGAAACTCCTGGAGCCCCCCTGGGGGAAGATGGCCAGTGTAGacattcctggggggggggggctggagccCTGGTCCTCAGCATTCATTCACCCATTGTGCTGTGCCTCAGAGTGGGGCTTGATTCAGGTGACTTCTGGCATCTGTTTACCCTCCTAATCCAGCCAGCAACCGATGGACATGGGCCCCTCAGCAACCCCGCGTGGGGTTAGGTTTCATACTCCAGACAGGACCGAGCCTGATTGCCGAGCCAGGCTCACTGGGGGCCGGGACCTGGAGGGTTAAGcctttcctgcctcctgcctgccccctgcaGTGCTGGCCCCAGCTGCTTGGAATCCCTGGGGTCCTGTAGGGCCCTCCCGCCAGCCAGAAGGGCAGCagagccaggagaggaggaggagaaggagaagtggAAACAGGCCTCAGGGTACCCCcagtcagggaggggaagggaagggaaaggatggAGGGTGGACAGAGGATGGCTGTGAGGTAGGGGAGCCCCACTAGCCAAGAGTGGAGAAGGCAGGACCCCTCTTCTAGAGCCAGGCAGCGTGCAGGGGCTGCCTCAGGCGTTTGGGGGCTGTGGGGAGATCAGGGCACAGGCTATCGTGCTCGGCTGGCCCCTGCCTCGGAGCCAGCTCTTGGCGTGAAACCCTACCCAGTGCTGGCTCCtgatcctttttttcttaataaggtCGGATCAGAGTGAGTCAGAGGAGCCAAGTTTCCTGTTAGGCTCTGTTGGAATAAACCCCGCTCGGAACATAGCTTGGGCCTCTGCGTAGGTCCTCTGGGCCAGGGCTGTGGCCCTGCTGGCCATCTCTGCAGAGACCAGAGAGCTGGGGTCCCTAGGGTGACCCTGCTGGGGACCTGGCCTGGCCCTCGGCCATTCCCTGGAGAAGCCTGTTAAACTCAGAGCTTCAGCCTTCATCTGTCTCTTGGGGGTGACGATACCTTTCTTGTGGTCAATTTGGTAGGATGAAATGACATTATGAAAAGTCCCCcaggcacagtgccaggcacgCGGCCACCATTTTCTTCCTTCGGCACCTCCCGAGggtgttccccctccccccattttctctgtccctttcctgtttttatctGTCTTCAGCATCCTTCCTAGTTTGGGGCTGAGTGCcacccctcttcttccctcctctccactccctcagcctccttctcccttcctgtctgGATCTCCTGCAGCTCTGGGAGCCCAGGGGAGCCTGCCTGGctccccctctccagccccagggCCAGGCCTTGCCTCAGTAGCTGGAGGTGTCCTGGCATCCTTCGACTGCAACTTTCAGAGTGGCTGTCTGAGAGAGACCTGGGCGGGCTGTAGAGGGTGCAGAGCTTGGCTCCAGGGAAGGCCTTGAGTcaccaggctgggctgggctgagctgtcTGGacctgagggggtggggtgggggctcctgTCTAGGTCCTGTCCTTACAGGCTGGGATTCACACCCACATTTTTAAGATCTAGCCATACGGTTGAGACGTGTTACCAGTCCCTGGCACTAGGAACCAGTCTCAAGGGACCTTGGAGGGCTGGTGATGCAGGGCTGAAAGCTTAGAGCGCATGATTTCGCTAAGCACTTACTATGCTCTTGGATCTGGGTTGGGCTGCTCTGTGGCTGGGGCTCTCTCATGGAGCAGTTAGTGTCCCGTGATCCTGTGATGGAAGTCCAGGTTCTGGAAAATCCATGCAGGAGTGAGAGAGTGTCAGTCCTGACCagcagaggggaacagagaagggACCGAGTGTGGGACGCCTCACTGCTTTGTAGAGGCGAGGAGGCCCATTGTGGGTCCGAATGTTTCTGTGATTGGGGGGTAGGGATGTGTCCCACACAGGGCAGGGCCtaactccccctcctcccttcgaTCCCTGACTGCTGAGCCCAGGCCCTGGCACCTGGGCGGGCAGCTCAGGAAAGGGCATTGATGGGATTTGTGTTGAATCCGGAACAGAaggcccagcccagccagcctTGGACCACGAACTACATGGCGCTGCCTCTGGAAAGGGGGCTGAAGGAAGTGCTGAACGAGGAGGCCTGGCGAGCTGGCACGGAACTTGCTGACTCTGCAGGGAGAGGACCACCGAGTGACCATTGCCAGCTGAGGCCTGTGCTCTCCGCTCCCCAGCAGCCACATCTGGCGCAATGGTTGGGGAAGCAGGGGGGCTTTGGTCCCCAGAGCCAGGCCAAGGGAGGGGCCCATGGTGGGGACTGGGGCCCTTTGGTTTGGAGTGTCTCTCCTCAGGGCTGGAACTCTGGACAAGTCTGGaagcggggggggtgggggggggaggtgaggtcAGGACCTTTGGTGGGGGGgacagatggggtgggggtggggggagggaaggaacccATCCTTCTCTAGGACCCAGGGGAATTCAGTAGCCCTGGCCGCCTCCCGCTTGGTTTTCCCTCCCAGCTCTCTGGGCCCCTTCCCCTGTGGTTCCCTGGGGAATTGGAAATACCAGAGCTGAAATAACAGTCTGGGCACAGAGGCAAGTCTCCATGGAGGCAGGAAGCCCCCTAGATCCCCCTCAGCCACCCGCCTGGCCATCTTCTGGTTTTCCTGACTTTCTCCCCCTCTCAAGAGGCAGGCGGGGCTGCGGCCTGCTGAATGGGTAACCTTGCCTGTTCCCACCCAGACCCCTCTGGCCCAGGGCTCCGGAGCTGGTAGAGGCCCAGCTGATCCTCAgtccaggaaggaagagaggggatCTCATCCCGGGGCCTTCCTCAGTGAAGGGATTGTGCAGAAACTGCCGTCTGGGGCCTGCTGAGCGGGAGAGCCCCTTCTGTCAAGGTGGGGGGTGGACCTCAGCCAggaagcagtggggggggggggaggaggttaACAGTCCCCTGCCCAAAGGAGAGAGCCAGCCAGACCAAGCAGGGTGCCAGTCCCCTGGGTTACGGCCCTGTAACCCTGAGGAGAGAAACTGAGGAAGGAACCCAATGATGCTGACTAATAACATCCTGGCAAGGCTGAGGAAAGtcgctctcctctcctctccctgcttttattttcctgccCCTGTTCATTTGGGTCTCACTGGGTTTctctagcttttttcttttttctccacacctTCCCCCATCttgtcattcatttgttcactcattcattcactcatttaccTTCTCCATCTCCATTGCTGTGGCCTGCGGTCTCTTCCATCTGTCTGTCcttttgtctgtcttccccactcactctgtctctgtctgcccagTTTGTCTCCCAACTACtcatcttcacatttttttttaaaattttttatttttgagagagagacagagtgtgagcaggggaggggcagagagagagagggagacacagaatccgaagcaggcaccaggctctgagccgtcagcacagaggccgacgcggggctcgaacccacgaactgtgagatcatgacctgagccgaagtcggatgcttaaccgactgagccacccaggcgcccctcttcatctTCACATTCTGTCAGCATGTCCCCTGCATACCTGCTGAAGGCCAGGCCCCGGGCTGGTGGCAGGGGTGACAGAAGCCTCACCTGGCTGGTCCCCAAAGAGCCCCAAAGAGCAATCTAGTGAGGGCAACACAATAGACAAGACCAGAGTGACAAGCCCCCAGTGGAGGCGAGGGCGTTGTGCCAACTCTCTGTGACCTTTGAGAGAATTtctatctgtctgtccatccaacCATGGTCCCTGTCCATGTGTGACTCTGTGTGTGACTTCACCCTTGGGAGGTGGCTCGCTTTCTGCTTTCCCTAGGGCTCATGCAGTTTGCTTATTTCCCTCTGGGGGGGGGAGGCCAGTGTTCTGGGGTGGGTGTCCAGGGCCCGGTGCTCCAGTGCGCTTCTGAGGCGTGAGTCTGATGCCTGGGATTCTACGCAAAGGGTGTAGCTTTGCAGGTGGTTAGTGGTGGTCATGGGTATGGATTAAGCTCCTACTGTATGCCACGGGACTGGACAAAACAAGGTTCTTCACTGATGGTGTTTCCTGTAGTTTAGTGCGTGGGACcacctttcccccccacccccccacccccaccccaggagcccTCCAAGAGTTTAGTTTTGCCCACCCGGGGCCTGGAAGTAGGGGTCACAGCTTATGAAAGAGGAGTGGAGGCAAGGTGCTAGCAATCCCTCCTTCACGTATTCTAtagctttttatttcagtttacaAAAGAAATGAGTTACAGGAAATTTAGAATATAGACAaatcaaaaaaaccccaaaaccttaCACTGTAACCACTCTTTAGAGTGACCACTCTTTCAGactttttccttcattaaaaaaattgagatcatgcTGCACACATTGCTTTATAACCTGCTTTGCTTACGCAACGATATTGGATGACCATTTTCTCATGTCAGGGTAACCGTCACGACCTGCTTCCCCTTTCAGCATTCACACTGACCCCTGGGAGCTCCTCCTTGCCCAGAAGAAGAGGTGGCCAAGACTTTGTTCCCTCTAGATGCCTCCGTTTGGGGCTAGCTCCAGCCTCCCCTGGTAAACCCTCCTCCCCTTCAGGACTGAACCTGGATCCTGAGGCTGCAGTCAGATCCTCAGTTTCACTCTGGCGGGGGGAACTCGCGTCTAAGTTGGGGCATCCTGACCCACTGGTCAAGATGGAAGGTAAAGTGCCGATGGAAGGATTGCCGAAACTTCTGTCCATCCGCTTCCTTCCTTTGGTAGCAAACTCCCCAAGGAGTAGGCTGGTGGCTGCCAGCCTTATGCCTGCAGAACCAAGAGGGACTCTGGGGACCCCAGAAGACTAGCTCCATAGACGTGACTATGTTCCCCAGGAGGAGTTCCCCAG
Proteins encoded:
- the LOXL1 gene encoding lysyl oxidase homolog 1, giving the protein MAVARACWQLGALVWGACLCVLVHGQEARQGQGSDPGRWRQLIQWENNGQVYSLLNSGSEYVPAGPQRTDSSSRVLLAGAPQAPQRRSQGGPRRRQAPSLPLPGRVGSDTVRGQARHPFGFGQVPDNWREVAVGDSTGMARVRTSVSQQRHGGSASSVSASAFATTYRQPPSFPQQFPYPQAPFVSQYETYDPASRTYDQGYVYYRGGGGGGAGAAAVASAGVIYPFQPRARYEEYGGGEEQPEYPPQAFYPAPERPYAPPPPPPPPPPADGLDRRYSHSLYHEGTAGFEQPYPDPGPDAPPAGGGAYAADPRLGWYPPYANVPPEAYVPPRAVEPQPPFRVLEPPYLPVRSSDAPPPGGERGGAQQGRLSVGSVYRPNQNGRGLPDLVPDPNYVQASTYVQRAHLYSLRCAAEEKCLASTAYTPEATDYDVRVLLRFPQRVKNQGAADFLPHRPRHAWEWHSCHQHYHSMDEFSHYDLLDAATGKKVAEGHKASFCLEDSTCDFGNLKRYACTSHTQGLSPGCYDTYNADIDCQWIDITDVQPGNYVLKVHVNPKYIVLESDFTNNVVRCNIHYTGRYVSTTNCKIVQS